Proteins encoded within one genomic window of Bemisia tabaci chromosome 2, PGI_BMITA_v3:
- the LOC109032028 gene encoding transmembrane protein 186, with product MFSPVCSRLRSITSIASPYLSLIHRRNLIVSQHLNLTRNSPNLTDGRSSVHPDYLPIYWAQKVPKLGFVCKMRRYTMLYTVVVSANAFIVAAMDYWSSEIGMAALTVGGSTYLALYLASRCCHRFVGAVYLKEDGKQVVISYLDYDGNRADDTIPKSDLIPVNELARSASPFRFYRTLKRRSNDDHYKLNIRFGEVRNEEAMIYIFGSEVMH from the exons ATGTTTTCACCTGTGTGCTCCAGGCTACGCAGTATCACCTCTATTGCAAGTCCATATTTATCCTTAATTCACAGAAGAAATCTAATAGTATCCCAGCACTTAAACCTGACCAGGAATAGCCCAAATCTCACTGATGGAAGAAGCAGCGTCCACCCTGATTATCTCCCCATTTATTG GGCTCAAAAGGTTCCAAAACTAGGATTCGTGTGCAAAATGAGGAGGTATACAATGCTTTATACTGTCGTTGTAAGTGCCAATGCCTTTATTGTAGCCGCAATGGACTATTGGTCTTCGGAGATAGGGATGGCTGCCCTTACAGTTG gtGGATCTACTTACCTAGCCCTCTATCTTGCAAGTCGATGCTGTCATCGATTCGTGGGTGCAGTATACTTAAAGGAAGATGGAAAACAAGTTGTAATCAGTTACCTGGACTATGATGGAAACAGAGCTGATGACACCATACCCAAGTCAGATTTAATCCCGGTTAATGAACTCGCTAGATCTGCCTCTCCCTTTAGGTTTTACCGAACTTTAAAAAGACGCTCAAACGATGACCATTACAAGTTAAACATTCGATTTGGGGAAGTGCGCAATGAAGAGGCGATGATTTATATTTTTGGATCTGAGGTCATGCATTAA
- the LOC109032027 gene encoding uncharacterized protein, whose protein sequence is MSTSTSRTTRSKKADVSQELSPQTTGSIDVNSGSDSGVRTSSRLRNRTESMSSLIDEASSTLNTSSAKLNSLKEIDENVLTQSKRSSSRLSQNLSQENVTAEQGNKRCSSRSSKISEAVTAEDVPDNAPTTRSKRSSSRLSQTSVASDNTDGISLSQQGRRSSSRTAKILDAVENVLTPPTTRSSSRLSQISEAESTESLSNITTRRYGTRSRKTDSDTNMEIATSGRRSSSRLSQLSDSSENLSVIIEPAFTRSLKQNSDKGPKEKVISEVIDMSNVSEKDTPRIAIKETRENKRESKRLSVRGKSTLEDIREVQDEIAPTRRSTRLRRDSESTEKNEKSTPVKIGSRKSIMCSTLQRIPDEDENKVGSSPEKKNQIKETISASEKDQDTAEENGNVTEPDGIKSSVNQEGANETSKSSDAQLYSLISLEISRASSSESLMEAHDKSESKSTSKKRQGACSTALMSERNDIQIKTSPARKEVSSPVKQTASSKEINSENNDIQSKASPAKKEGSSPCKSFQRKQCDISVVDCNKKSTPKKSERTLHNSSVCENSTHEMSLSSSDTVVQTKDAVKQDDLADLKVSAQTDEVLNPAVSSNDSHLLSDQKDDEIDPKYSKDKPSAAGSKYIMQNSPKRSKCLSVATHPLCEDGSAHQKSETFTKLTLQETSLCCYKLTLDGTSNESTTQNQVSPSKNSNIQDKIALSPRKSLSIIDPPSPARKIDSSLGSGPNKVFQEKLNKTITNSTTQNQVPPSKNSNIQDKIALSPRKSLSIIDPPSPARKIDSSLGSGPNKEFQEKLNKTITNSTTQNQVPPSKNSNIQDKIALSPRKSLSIIDPPSPARKIDFSLGSGPNKEFQEKLNKTITNSTTQNQVSLSKNSNIQDKIALSPRKSLWTIDPPSPARKIDSSLGSGPNKEFQEKLNKTITNSTTQNQVSPSKNSNIQDKIALSPRKSLSSVDPRSPARKIDSSLGSVPNKETKMLAQEKLDATQNEPSATSQIFSQSETEKKSSSPMKKALKESDPVALKKIKKSEDPKNADSKHNKLETASDKSEITKDDVCVAVENKEKTNKLDQETELKNHAESDDDNLCLDGGSDSDDPELLKINFSEDGSSESSDDSSKGKEEDQVPKIVHENEDIITLDTNNKSQTAKQTEEISELDKANSVDSDDDVNYETSINNQSVVVLNKEPPKNKSVSFSNDVKEPKKSPKKSTLLLLSDPDYVSKIQNYISNELQSRQQLKQISKLNNPKIVKPSKKVDKPIALKKEKPKPLEKPVELLSKKIKIDEVPKCALKMSSKNTDQTSSSQQPKPIASKAMERKKEPAKSLSKKQALTTDKFSLKPVKPSNDKFASSNAETLTQNVGSSHQISLCATSNSDQETNNFLTDKSKNKRKVEEKTVASALKKAKLIQNDPKFKERAESFPQKSKKSNNTAGHITDQSKQKVASTMNFQVTIGKTKPIFHKSLPAKQFTLSALTLSQSNEENEAKVIPASWGKILVENNHQTSKISLKSTSADAKNKWEVKPSKEQPASTFEGKKVNQTASASTQAHISDRNFGKKNLIPVPAVTKVAPQVPTKPKPELTKLSVASKASGNQVSNISKKKKKKKSKSLSQDPTEVMKNLADSFVQTAKKPNLSSKSSFNWPTNDDGETIDENDDVNVTRLQERKTSLVQLKDQNPVSNSRKLNVANVFQKQKVPTMSIASDSTSQFFKSFDKKKHGDRFDRKRKLLTTPGSELPKPAKSAHLEPVKGSQDSEAEPSSNSEALKTLPEDFLKKLSHRSQLLPVLNQDNHGKKKRKKNKKKKNFQTSEQGGASSSLDDDFIPLSGCSTKFKVVALNDTSKQSHGISHSKNKFLHRRDTKREPVQNILKYRQKMSKPEKTKWFSTVS, encoded by the exons ATGTCGACCTCAACCTCTCGAACTACCCGATCCAAAAAAGCAGATGTTTCTCAAGAGTTATCTCCCCAAACAACGGGAAGCATTGATGTGAATTCAGGAAGCGACAGTGGGGTAAGAACCAGCAGTAGACTCAGGAATCGCACAGAAAGTATGAGTAGTTTGATCGATGAAGCCAGCTCTACGCTCAATACCAGTTCTGCAAAGTTGAATAGTCTGaaagaaattgatgaaaatgtatTGACACAATCCAAAAGGAGCAGCAGCAGGCTAAGTCAAAATCTTAGTCAAGAAAACGTAACAGCTGAACAAGGAAATAAAAGGTGTAGCAGCCGATCCAGTAAGATTTCAGAAGCAGTTACTGCTGAAGATGTTCCAGACAATGCACCCACAACACGGTCAAAAAGAAGCAGTAGCCGATTAAGTCAAACTTCTGTTGCAAGTGATAATACTGATGGAATATCTCTCTCTCAGCAAGGCAGGAGGTCGAGCAGCCgcacagcaaaaattttagATGCTGTTGAAAATGTCTTGACTCCACCAACAACACGCAGCAGTAGTCGCCTGAGTCAAATATCAGAAGCAGAGAGCACGGAAAGCTTGTCCAATATAACCACACGTCGGTACGGCACTCGTTCAAGAAAAACTGATAGTGACACAAACATGGAAATTGCCACATCAGGTAGAAGAAGCAGCAGTCGCCTTAGCCAACTTTCAGATAGCTCAGAGAATTTGTCAGTAATCATTGAACCAGCATTCACCCGTTCCTTGAAGCAGAACTCTGATAAAGGACCAAAAGAGAAAGTGATTTCTGAGGTCATTGATATGTCTAATGTCTCCGAAAAAGATACCCCACGCATTGCAATAAAAGAGACACGAGAAAATAAACGTGAAAGTAAAAGGCTCAGCGTCCGAGGCAAATCAACCCTGGAAGACATTCGAGAAGTGCAAGACGAAATTGCTCCAACGAGACGTAGCACCCGGTTACGAAGAGACTCTGAATCaacagaaaaaaacgaaaaatcaaCTCCAGTGAAAATTGGAAGCCGAAAGAGCATAATGTGTAGCACCCTTCAGAGAATACCGGATGAAGATGAAAACAAAGTTGGAAGTTCgcctgagaaaaaaaaccaaatcaaGGAAACAATCAGTGCATCAGAGAAAGATCAGGATACTGCTGAAGAAAATGGAAACGTAACAGAGCCAGACGGAATCAAATCTTCTGTTAATCAGGAAGGTGCAAATGAAACGTCCAAGAGTTCCGATGCCCAATTATACAGTCTGATCAGTTTAGAAATTTCCAGGGCCTCTTCTTCTGAGTCCTTGATGGAAGCCCATGATAAGTCTGAATCGAAGAGCACCTCTAAGAAGAGACAGGGAGCTTGCAGTACAGCATTAATGTCCGAAAGGAATGACATTCAAATTAAAACATCTCCTGCAAGGAAAGAAGTGAGTTCACCAGTAAAGCAAACAGCCTCCAGTAAAGAAATTAATTCCGAAAATAATGACATACAAAGCAAAGCATCTCCTGcaaaaaaagaagggagttcACCATGTAAATCATTCCAGAGAAAGCAGTGTGATATTAGTGTGGTTGACTGTAATAAGAAATCTACTCCCAAGAAATCAGAACGAACCCTGCATAACTCCTCTGTCTGTGAAAATTCAACCCATGAAATGAGCCTTTCCTCCTCAGATACTGTGGTCCAAACTAAAGACGCTGTCAAGCAAGACGATTTAGCGGATCTGAAGGTCTCAGCGCAAACCGATGAAGTTTTAAACCCAGCAGTAAGCTCAAATGATTCGCATCTTTTAAGTGATCAAAAAGATGACGAAATTGACCCAAAATATTCTAAGGACAAACCTTCGGCTGCTGGGTCAAAATATATAATGCAAAATTCACCGAAGAGATCGAAATGTTTGTCTGTTGCAACACATCCGCTCTGTGAAGATGGTTCAGCCCACCAAAAATCCGAGACTTTCACCAAACTGACACTTCAAGAAACCAGCCTGTGCTGTTATAAATTAACATTGGATGGAACAAGCAATGAAAGCACAACTCAGAATCAAGTGTCaccttccaaaaattcaaatatccAAGATAAGATAGCCCTCTCTCCCCGTAAAAGTCTGTCGATTATTGATCCGCCAAGTCCAgcaagaaaaattgattcctCTCTAGGTTCTGGACCCAATAAAGTATTTCAAGAAAAGCTGAATAAAACCATCACCAACAGCACAACTCAGAATCAAGTGCCaccttccaaaaattcaaatatccAAGATAAGATAGCCCTCTCTCCCCGTAAAAGTCTGTCGATTATTGATCCGCCAAGTCCAgcaagaaaaattgattcctCTCTAGGTTCTGGACCCAATaaagaatttcaagaaaagctGAATAAAACCATCACCAACAGCACAACTCAGAATCAAGTGCCaccttccaaaaattcaaatatccAAGATAAGATAGCCCTCTCTCCCCGTAAAAGTCTGTCGATTATTGATCCGCCAAGTCCagcaagaaaaattgatttctctCTAGGCTCTGGACCCAATaaagaatttcaagaaaagctGAATAAAACAATCACCAACAGCACAACTCAGAATCAAGTGTcactttccaaaaattcaaatatccAAGATAAGATAGCCCTCTCTCCCCGTAAAAGTCTGTGGACTATTGATCCGCCAAGTCCAgcaagaaaaattgattcctCTCTAGGCTCTGGACCCAATaaagaatttcaagaaaagctGAATAAAACAATCACCAACAGCACAACTCAGAATCAAGTGTCaccttccaaaaattcaaatatccAAGATAAGATAGCCCTCTCTCCCCGTAAAAGTCTGTCTTCTGTTGATCCGCGGAGTCCAgcaagaaaaattgattcctCTCTGGGCTCTGTACCCAATAAAGAAACGAAAATGTTAGCTCAAGAGAAACTTGATGCCACTCAAAATGAACCATCCGCAACCTCTCAAATCTTTTCTCAATCTGAAACTGAGAAGAAATCTTCAAGTCCaatgaaaaaagctctcaaagagTCAGATCCAGTTGcattgaagaaaattaagaaatctGAAGACCCCAAAAACGCAGATTCTAAGCATAATAAACTTGAAACTGCGTCAGATAAATCAGAAATTACAAAAGATGATGTTTGTGTTGCagtagaaaataaagaaaaaacaaataaattagaCCAAGAGACTGAACTGAAAAATCATGCTGAAAGTGATGATGATAATTTGTGTCTGGACGGAGGCAGTGACTCAGATGATCCTGAATTATTAAAGATCAATTTCAGTGAAGATGGAAGTAGCGAGTCATCAGATGATTCCTCTAAGGGCAAAGAAGAAGATCAAGTTCCTAAAATCGTTCATGAGAATGAAGATATTATCACATTAGATACGAATAATAAGTCACAAACAGCAAAACAAACTGAAGAGATTTCAGAACTTGATAAAGCCAACAGTGTGGATTCTGATGATGATGTTAATTATGAAACTTCCATCAACAATCAATCCGTAGTAGTTCTGAATAAAGagcctccaaaaaataaaagtgtGTCCTTCTCAAACGATGTTAAGGAACCGAAAAAGTCCCCCAAGAAATCAACGTTACTCCTTTTAAGTGACCCTGACTatgtgtcaaaaattcaaaactacaTCAGCAATGAACTTCAAAGTAGACAACAGTTGAAGcaaatttccaaattaaatAACCCAAAAATTGTCAAACCTTCGAAAAAAGTTGATAAACCCATAgctctgaaaaaagaaaaacccaaACCTTTGGAAAAGCCGGTTGAACTTTTGAgtaagaaaatcaaaatcgatGAGGTACCAAAGTGTGCCCTGAAAATGTCTTCCAAGAACACGGATCAAACATCGTCAAGCCAACAACCTAAGCCCATTGCTAGTAAGGCCatggagaggaagaaggaaCCCGCAAAATCGTTGAGTAAGAAACAAGCTTTGACAACTGATAAGTTTAGCCTCAAACCCGTAAAACCCTCAAATGATAAGTTTGCAAGTAGTAACGCAGAAACCCTAACTCAAAATGTTGGAAGCTCCCATCAAATTTCCTTGTGTGCGACAAGTAATTCTGATCAAGAGACGAACAATTTTCTCACAGACAAGTCGAAGAATAAAAGGAAAGTTGAAGAGAAGACTGTTGCATCTGCtttgaaaaaagcaaaattaattcaaaatgaTCCCAAATTTAAAGAAAGGGCAGaatcatttcctcaaaaatcgaaGAAATCTAATAATACGGCTGGTCACATTACTGATCAATCTAAGCAGAAGGTAGCCAGCACAATGAACTTCCAAGTCACCATTGGCaaaaccaaaccaatttttcatAAGTCTCTTCCTGCGAAACAGTTCACTTTAAGCGCGCTTACTCTATCTCAGTCAAATGAGGAAAATGAAGCCAAGGTGATTCCTGCCAGTTGGGGAAAAATTCTTGTTGAAAATAACCATCAGACTTCGAAAATCTCTCTTAAAAGTACATCAGCTGATGCGAAGAATAAATGGGAAGTCAAACCTTCCAAGGAGCAACCTGCAAGCACTTTTGAGGGGAAGAAAGTCAACCAGACTGCTTCAGCGAGCACCCAAGCACATATATCCGACAGGAATTTTGGTAAGAAAAATCTGATACCAGTCCCTGCTGTGACAAAAGTTGCGCCGCAAGTTCCAACTAAACCTAAACCAGAGCTGACCAAACTATCAGTCGCCAGCAAAGCATCGGGAAATCAAGTTTCGAATatttcgaagaagaaaaagaaaaagaaatccaaGTCTCTGAGTCAAGATCCAACAGAAGTGATGAAAAATTTAGCAGATAGTTTTGTTCAAACAGCAAAAAAACCCAATCTTAGCTCAAAAAGTTCTTTCAACTGGCCAACCAACGATGATGGTGAAACAATTGATGAAAATGACGATGTTAATGTAACTAGGTTACAGGAAAGAAAAACTTCACTTGTACAATTAAAAGATCAGAATCCTGTCAGCAATTCAAGAAAGCTAAATGTTGCAAATGTATTCCAGAAACAGAAAGTACCCACTATGAGCATTGCTTCCGACAGCACCAGTCAATTCTTTAAATCCTTTGACAAGAAGAAGCAT gGGGATCGTTTTGACAGAAAAAGGAAGCTCTTGACAACACCAGGAAGTGAACTGCCCAAACCAGCCA AAAGTGCTCATTTAGAACCAGTTAAAGGCTCGCAAGATTCTGAGGCTGAACCGTCTTCTAACAGTGAG GCTTTGAAAACTTTACCCGaggatttcttaaaaaaattaagtcatcGATCGCAGCTGCTTCCAGTTTTGAACCAAGACAATCATGgcaagaagaaaaggaagaagaataagaagaagaaaaatttccagaCATCAGAACAGG